One stretch of Campylobacter sp. CCS1377 DNA includes these proteins:
- the topA gene encoding type I DNA topoisomerase — translation MKNLIIVESPAKAKTIGNFLGKDYEVIASKGHIRDLPKSSFGIKIDNDEFVPEYRITSDHSTLVKELKEKAKKADQIYLATDEDREGEAIAYHIAKAIGKDENTLPRIVFHEITKSAIENALKNPRKLDMHSVNAQQTRRLLDRIVGYKLSPLLGQKIQKGLSAGRVQSAALKIIVDREKEIKAFVPLEYFSIDMIFKQDLEAELVEFEKAKIEKLTITNKDRAKLVYEACKNENYTISDIESKERKITPPPPFMTSTLQQSASNRLGFNPKKTMMIAQKLYEGVNTHEGIMGVITYMRTDSLNLAKEAVENARVFIKENFGKEYLPSKANVYATKTKGAQEAHEAIRPTNLSFTPQIAAKFLDKDELKLYSLIYNRFLACQMNPAISQTQNVFVNNDKAVFKISGRKILFDGYYKVYGDMDKDKILPNFKIGENLKIQNLEINSHFTEPPSRYSEAGLVKKLESLGIGRPSTYAPTISILTSRDYVKIDKKQLIPSEVAFTVTEVLEKNFSDIVDSKFTSNLENTLDEIAEDKADWQETLKEFYYPFMRKIEEGKTKIASLKTVTKLGETCPDCGGELAIRKGRYGEFIACLNFPKCKYSRNLKSENKSEEAPKAKANGIGITCPSCKEGEIVERFSKRGKFYGCSVYPKCNFISKYKPSDEKCEECGENLVIKELKKGTFLECLKCKIKKEIKD, via the coding sequence ATGAAAAACTTAATCATAGTAGAGTCCCCAGCAAAAGCCAAAACTATAGGGAATTTTTTAGGAAAAGATTATGAGGTCATTGCTTCAAAAGGACATATAAGAGATTTACCAAAATCAAGTTTTGGGATAAAAATAGACAATGATGAATTTGTACCAGAATATAGAATCACAAGTGATCATAGCACTTTAGTAAAAGAGCTTAAAGAAAAGGCTAAAAAAGCAGATCAAATCTATCTTGCAACCGATGAGGATAGAGAAGGAGAAGCTATAGCTTATCATATCGCAAAAGCTATAGGAAAAGATGAAAATACCTTACCTCGCATCGTTTTTCATGAAATCACAAAAAGTGCTATTGAAAATGCTTTAAAAAACCCAAGAAAACTTGATATGCACTCTGTCAATGCCCAGCAGACTAGGCGTTTGCTAGATCGCATTGTGGGTTATAAATTAAGCCCCTTGCTTGGACAAAAAATTCAAAAAGGTTTAAGCGCAGGAAGGGTGCAAAGTGCTGCTTTAAAAATCATCGTAGATCGTGAAAAAGAAATTAAAGCCTTTGTTCCATTAGAATATTTTAGTATTGATATGATTTTCAAGCAAGATTTAGAAGCAGAACTTGTGGAATTTGAAAAAGCAAAAATCGAAAAACTAACCATTACAAACAAAGATCGTGCTAAGCTTGTTTATGAAGCATGTAAAAATGAAAATTACACCATAAGTGATATAGAAAGCAAAGAAAGAAAAATTACCCCACCACCGCCTTTTATGACTTCTACTTTACAACAAAGCGCGAGCAATCGTTTGGGGTTTAATCCTAAAAAAACTATGATGATAGCGCAAAAACTTTATGAAGGAGTAAATACTCACGAGGGTATAATGGGCGTTATTACCTATATGAGAACAGATAGTTTAAATTTAGCCAAAGAAGCAGTTGAAAATGCAAGGGTGTTTATAAAAGAAAATTTTGGAAAAGAATATTTGCCAAGCAAAGCCAATGTTTATGCCACAAAGACAAAAGGTGCACAAGAAGCGCACGAAGCCATTCGTCCTACAAATTTAAGTTTTACTCCGCAAATTGCGGCTAAATTTTTAGATAAAGATGAGTTAAAACTTTATAGTTTAATTTATAATCGTTTCCTAGCTTGTCAAATGAATCCTGCTATTTCGCAAACTCAAAATGTCTTTGTAAATAACGATAAGGCTGTATTTAAGATAAGCGGTAGAAAAATCCTTTTTGATGGATATTATAAGGTTTATGGCGATATGGATAAGGATAAAATTTTGCCAAATTTTAAAATCGGTGAGAATTTAAAAATACAAAATTTAGAAATAAACTCTCATTTTACAGAACCACCTTCAAGGTATTCTGAAGCTGGACTTGTAAAAAAGCTCGAAAGTTTAGGAATAGGGCGTCCATCAACTTATGCACCGACGATTTCTATCCTTACGAGTCGTGATTATGTGAAAATTGATAAAAAACAACTCATTCCTAGTGAAGTTGCTTTTACGGTTACTGAAGTACTTGAAAAAAATTTCAGCGATATAGTCGATAGTAAATTCACTTCAAATTTAGAAAATACTTTAGATGAAATTGCCGAAGATAAAGCAGATTGGCAAGAAACTTTAAAAGAATTTTACTATCCTTTTATGAGAAAAATTGAAGAAGGAAAAACAAAAATCGCAAGTTTAAAAACGGTGACAAAATTGGGCGAAACTTGCCCTGATTGTGGTGGTGAGCTTGCCATTAGAAAAGGCAGATATGGCGAGTTTATAGCGTGTTTGAATTTTCCAAAATGTAAATATTCAAGGAATTTAAAAAGCGAAAATAAAAGCGAAGAGGCGCCAAAAGCCAAAGCAAATGGCATAGGTATTACTTGCCCAAGCTGCAAAGAAGGCGAGATAGTAGAGCGTTTTTCTAAACGCGGTAAATTTTATGGTTGCAGTGTTTATCCAAAATGTAATTTTATAAGCAAGTAC
- a CDS encoding SPASM domain-containing protein, which yields MKFKKIYVELSDICGLKCNFCPSKKGERGIMGVENFAKLAAQICEKSEIFTFHLLGDPLLLGDLEEYLKIAKNYKMKLEITTSGFYLSPKNRKLLLKYDNICQINISLMAFLSQSKLSLEEYFKPIIDLCNEHLGQKILSFINLRLWNLNENFKAPNENLQIYDFLEQNFQSKINQNLSKNRLARHIILNQNKLFKWPSLKDRAQFLEGKCHALKEQIGILSNGTLVPCCLDTKGDINLGNIFENSFDELLKGARINSIKEAFYHNKRIEELCKRCKFHKTRLMPN from the coding sequence ATGAAATTTAAAAAAATTTATGTGGAATTAAGTGATATTTGCGGATTAAAATGCAATTTTTGTCCTTCTAAAAAAGGTGAGCGCGGGATAATGGGTGTGGAAAATTTCGCCAAACTTGCAGCACAAATTTGTGAAAAAAGTGAAATTTTCACCTTTCATCTTTTGGGCGATCCTTTGCTTTTGGGTGATTTGGAAGAGTATTTAAAAATCGCTAAAAATTACAAAATGAAACTAGAAATTACTACAAGTGGCTTTTATCTTAGTCCTAAAAATCGTAAATTGTTGCTAAAATACGACAATATTTGCCAAATAAACATTTCCTTAATGGCATTTTTAAGTCAAAGCAAACTTTCTTTAGAAGAGTATTTTAAGCCAATTATAGATCTTTGCAATGAGCATTTAGGGCAAAAAATCCTTTCTTTTATCAATCTTAGACTTTGGAATTTAAATGAAAATTTCAAAGCTCCAAATGAGAATTTGCAAATTTATGATTTTTTAGAGCAAAATTTTCAAAGCAAAATTAATCAAAACTTAAGTAAAAATCGCCTTGCAAGGCATATCATTTTAAATCAAAATAAACTTTTTAAATGGCCTAGTTTAAAGGATAGGGCGCAATTTTTAGAAGGAAAATGTCACGCCTTAAAAGAACAAATTGGGATTTTAAGCAATGGCACTCTCGTGCCTTGTTGTTTGGATACAAAAGGCGATATTAATTTGGGAAATATTTTTGAAAATTCTTTTGACGAGCTTTTAAAAGGTGCAAGAATAAATTCTATAAAAGAGGCTTTTTATCATAATAAACGCATAGAAGAACTTTGTAAAAGATGCAAATTTCACAAAACAAGATTAATGCCAAATTAA